The proteins below are encoded in one region of Tessaracoccus aquimaris:
- the rmuC gene encoding DNA recombination protein RmuC — MAVLLCLLALALGAAAGFIFGRRTAPTSGSADAERLALTDARQDAAMARAEASRAREDAAMSKAEIAQHLAEKSDLRAAASEAQRMVAEARSDTAQAAARVAAATAQRDAAIQRSAEQATDRETLLAEFKVLSAEALDRQSRQADAVADQRLKATEQLVGPLSDGLRQMQEKLQMVETERARMAAELGEQVTTLRRSGEAIRRETLSLSNALRTPQVRGSWGESSLKRIVEISGLTERCDFDTQRTYVSDDGTFRPDLRVNLPAGKVIFVDSKVPLAAVLDAYQTEDPAEQKRHLRTFATHVRTHVDQLADKNYWQLDAGSPEFVVLYLPSDEFYRLALEQAPDLHEYATRKHIVLASPGLLIPQLQIVANGWRQVAVTETAAQVSRLGRELYERLATMGSHFDKLGRSLSASVGNYNKTVAAMESRVMVSARRFRDFGISPDELDELATVSETTRQMAVAEMLDYEDSRDRESEALAHAESDRLVEREQDLRRREA, encoded by the coding sequence TTGGCCGTTCTCCTTTGCCTGCTGGCGCTGGCGCTCGGCGCCGCCGCCGGGTTCATCTTCGGGCGCCGAACCGCGCCCACCTCGGGATCGGCCGATGCTGAGCGCCTCGCGCTCACCGACGCCAGGCAGGACGCCGCGATGGCGCGGGCGGAGGCGAGCAGGGCCCGCGAGGACGCCGCGATGTCGAAGGCGGAGATCGCCCAGCACCTCGCCGAGAAGTCGGACCTTCGCGCCGCCGCCTCCGAGGCACAGCGGATGGTCGCCGAGGCCCGAAGCGACACTGCTCAGGCCGCGGCGCGGGTCGCCGCCGCCACTGCCCAGCGCGACGCGGCCATCCAACGATCCGCCGAGCAGGCCACCGACCGGGAGACCCTCCTCGCCGAGTTCAAGGTGCTGTCGGCCGAGGCGTTGGACCGGCAGTCACGCCAGGCCGACGCCGTCGCGGATCAGCGCCTGAAGGCCACCGAGCAGCTCGTCGGGCCGCTGAGTGACGGGCTGCGGCAGATGCAGGAGAAGCTGCAGATGGTCGAGACCGAACGGGCCCGGATGGCGGCCGAACTGGGCGAGCAGGTGACGACCCTGCGGCGCTCCGGCGAGGCGATCCGGCGCGAGACGCTCTCCCTGAGCAACGCGCTGCGCACCCCGCAGGTGCGCGGCTCCTGGGGCGAGAGCAGCCTCAAGCGGATCGTCGAGATCTCAGGGCTGACGGAGCGCTGCGACTTCGACACCCAGCGCACCTACGTCTCCGACGACGGCACCTTCCGGCCCGATCTCCGGGTCAACCTGCCCGCGGGAAAGGTGATCTTCGTCGACTCGAAGGTGCCTCTTGCGGCAGTCCTCGACGCCTATCAGACGGAGGACCCCGCCGAGCAGAAGCGGCACCTGCGCACCTTCGCCACGCACGTGCGTACCCACGTCGACCAACTCGCGGACAAGAACTACTGGCAACTCGACGCTGGCTCCCCCGAGTTCGTCGTCCTCTACCTGCCAAGCGACGAGTTCTACCGGCTCGCGCTGGAGCAGGCGCCCGATCTGCACGAGTACGCGACGCGCAAGCACATCGTGCTCGCCTCCCCCGGGCTGCTGATCCCGCAGTTGCAGATCGTCGCCAACGGGTGGCGGCAGGTGGCGGTCACGGAGACGGCGGCCCAGGTCTCGAGGCTCGGTCGGGAACTGTACGAGCGCCTCGCGACCATGGGGTCGCACTTCGACAAGCTCGGCCGCTCCCTCTCCGCGTCGGTCGGCAACTACAACAAGACGGTGGCCGCGATGGAGAGCCGGGTGATGGTCTCCGCGCGCCGCTTCCGCGACTTCGGCATCTCCCCCGACGAATTGGACGAGTTGGCGACTGTGTCGGAGACCACGCGCCAGATGGCGGTCGCCGAGATGCTGGACTACGAGGACTCGCGCGACAGGGAGTCGGAGGCCCTGGCTCACGCGGAGTCGGATCGGCTGGTGGAACGAGAGCAGGACCTCCGACGGCGCGAGGCCTGA
- the ilvA gene encoding threonine ammonia-lyase IlvA yields the protein MTTLTDLEAQIPDAVARLQGVAARTPVQLDQRLSEATGSEVWLKREDLQPVRSYKLRGAYNLMAQLTRDERLAGVVCASAGNHGQGVAYSAATLGITATVVVPHTTPRQKRQRILDIGRGRVELVLHGTTYDEASEEASRLATQGKVLVPAFNDARTAAGQATLIVEAFEQLGFAPDVVVLPVGGGGLVSGAAAWLRAHHPDVRIIGVEPEGAPCVAAAISAGRPVTLNEIDTFVDGAAVRRVGDFTFDAIREAGIELIRVPEGQICTEMLDMYQTDGIIAEPAGALAAAALPTGGVGQRAQIPTGSRVLVVVSGGNNDVSRYAEIVERSLIHEGRKRYFLVDFPQQPGALRTFLDNVLGPDDDITYFEYVKRNARETGPALVGVELGNPTDYPFLLQRIEECGMQAHEVAYDSPFFQFLT from the coding sequence ATGACGACTTTGACGGACCTCGAGGCGCAGATCCCCGACGCGGTTGCGCGACTGCAGGGCGTCGCCGCCCGCACGCCCGTCCAACTCGACCAGCGCCTGTCCGAGGCGACGGGCTCGGAGGTCTGGCTGAAGCGCGAGGACCTTCAGCCCGTGCGCTCCTACAAGCTGCGCGGCGCCTACAACCTGATGGCCCAACTCACCCGCGACGAGCGCCTCGCGGGAGTCGTGTGCGCCTCCGCGGGCAACCACGGCCAGGGCGTCGCCTACTCCGCGGCCACGCTCGGCATCACCGCCACCGTCGTAGTGCCCCACACCACCCCGCGCCAGAAGCGTCAACGGATCCTCGACATCGGACGGGGCCGCGTCGAACTGGTCCTGCACGGCACCACCTACGACGAGGCCTCCGAGGAGGCGTCACGACTGGCGACTCAGGGCAAGGTCCTGGTTCCCGCCTTCAATGACGCCCGCACGGCGGCTGGCCAGGCGACCCTCATCGTCGAGGCGTTCGAGCAGTTGGGCTTCGCGCCCGATGTCGTCGTCCTCCCGGTCGGCGGCGGGGGTCTTGTCTCCGGAGCGGCCGCATGGCTGCGCGCGCACCACCCCGACGTCCGCATCATCGGCGTCGAACCGGAGGGCGCGCCATGCGTCGCGGCCGCCATCTCGGCGGGGCGGCCGGTGACCCTCAACGAGATCGACACATTCGTCGACGGTGCTGCGGTCCGACGGGTCGGCGACTTCACCTTCGACGCCATCCGCGAGGCAGGCATCGAACTGATCAGGGTCCCCGAGGGCCAGATCTGCACCGAGATGCTCGACATGTACCAGACCGACGGCATCATCGCCGAGCCCGCGGGCGCCCTGGCCGCGGCGGCGCTGCCCACCGGGGGCGTCGGCCAACGTGCCCAGATCCCGACCGGCTCACGGGTGCTCGTGGTCGTCTCCGGAGGCAACAACGACGTCTCGCGCTACGCGGAGATCGTCGAGCGGTCGCTGATCCACGAAGGCCGCAAGCGCTACTTCCTGGTCGACTTCCCGCAGCAGCCCGGCGCGCTGCGCACCTTCCTCGACAACGTGCTCGGACCCGACGACGACATCACCTACTTCGAGTACGTCAAACGCAATGCGCGCGAGACGGGACCGGCGCTCGTCGGCGTCGAACTGGGCAACCCCACCGACTACCCGTTCCTGCTGCAACGGATCGAGGAGTGTGGCATGCAGGCCCACGAGGTCGCCTACGACAGCCCCTTCTTCCAGTTCCTGACTTAG
- a CDS encoding endo-1,4-beta-xylanase yields the protein MTIRTVLPRRSPAGTESARPRTVRVLAGALGLALAASGFSMPAQSAPSFSVTIHSAGKGIVTGAGKYRPGDIVQLTAVPGGGQVWAGWSSPGLDWIGARVDSFTMPDSDVVLDTSFRPEMASLKQVYKDDFTIGNIYAGSRTYEAGTQDSATVARHYNIMTGENLMKPDQLLPNANINQTTGEWDFTFANADKFVKDSQDRGIKVHGHVLVWHSQSPAKLTPLNRAQAKANMERYIETVLTHFGESTTFDPATIVSWDVVNEAFADGVDQYDPAVGWRQYLRMSSQWYKAYASEPGADPGEFIYDAFVFARKYAPNVKLEYNDFNVFQSEGKAKAIIAMATEFNQRYAKANPGDARLLIEGIGMQSHNYINQTPAFACSDFTRLPELSDNGAADWKPGACSDHASVERSIQLIIDAGLSVSVSELDVQAFEAWNAEPQGTNGPYYDLTDPSVKDLFQKPGATYWADKISNRAELESIQAQRFAEYFAVYKKYSQDVDRVTFWGLTDAQNWRRNHNPQIFNGDFSEKLAAVAVANPEGWLGLKKPISDTSRLVDAIALVDSLDLRGKTYTGKSIGAVNGARGKANAVISKRGTQAEVNAALATLLAAIDGLERR from the coding sequence ATGACAATCCGAACCGTTCTCCCAAGGCGGTCCCCTGCGGGCACCGAGAGCGCCAGGCCACGCACCGTCCGAGTCCTGGCGGGGGCGCTGGGGCTCGCGCTAGCCGCCTCGGGCTTCTCCATGCCGGCGCAGAGCGCCCCCTCGTTCAGCGTGACGATTCACAGCGCGGGAAAGGGCATCGTCACCGGCGCAGGCAAATACCGCCCCGGCGACATCGTGCAACTCACTGCGGTCCCTGGTGGTGGCCAAGTGTGGGCCGGATGGAGCTCTCCGGGCCTTGACTGGATCGGCGCGCGGGTGGACTCGTTCACCATGCCCGATTCCGACGTCGTCCTCGACACCTCGTTCCGGCCAGAGATGGCATCGCTGAAGCAGGTCTACAAGGACGATTTCACCATCGGCAACATCTATGCCGGGAGTCGCACCTACGAGGCAGGCACACAGGATTCCGCGACGGTCGCGCGTCACTACAACATCATGACGGGCGAGAACCTCATGAAGCCCGACCAACTGCTACCCAACGCCAACATCAACCAGACCACGGGCGAGTGGGACTTCACATTCGCCAACGCGGACAAGTTCGTCAAGGATAGCCAGGACCGGGGCATCAAGGTGCACGGCCACGTGCTCGTCTGGCACAGCCAGTCGCCCGCGAAACTCACTCCCCTCAACCGCGCCCAGGCCAAGGCCAACATGGAGCGCTACATCGAGACGGTCCTGACGCACTTCGGGGAGAGCACCACCTTCGACCCGGCAACCATCGTGTCGTGGGACGTCGTCAACGAGGCATTCGCCGACGGCGTCGACCAGTACGACCCCGCGGTCGGCTGGCGCCAGTACCTCCGGATGTCGTCCCAGTGGTACAAGGCGTACGCCAGCGAGCCGGGTGCCGACCCGGGCGAGTTCATCTACGACGCGTTCGTCTTCGCGAGGAAGTACGCCCCGAACGTCAAGCTGGAGTACAACGACTTCAACGTGTTCCAGTCTGAGGGCAAGGCCAAGGCGATCATCGCCATGGCCACCGAGTTCAACCAGCGCTATGCCAAGGCAAACCCGGGCGACGCTCGCCTGCTGATCGAGGGCATCGGCATGCAGTCGCACAACTACATCAACCAGACGCCAGCCTTCGCCTGCTCCGACTTCACTCGTCTCCCCGAGTTGTCTGACAACGGGGCGGCGGATTGGAAGCCCGGCGCGTGTTCTGACCACGCCTCGGTGGAGCGGTCTATCCAGCTCATCATCGACGCCGGCCTCAGTGTCAGCGTCAGCGAACTCGACGTCCAGGCGTTCGAGGCATGGAACGCCGAACCGCAGGGCACCAACGGCCCCTACTACGACCTGACGGACCCGTCCGTCAAGGACCTCTTCCAGAAGCCCGGCGCGACCTACTGGGCTGACAAGATCAGCAACCGGGCCGAGTTGGAGAGCATCCAGGCGCAGCGCTTCGCTGAGTACTTCGCGGTTTACAAGAAGTACTCCCAGGACGTTGACCGCGTGACCTTCTGGGGCTTGACCGACGCGCAGAACTGGCGCCGGAACCACAACCCGCAGATCTTCAACGGGGACTTCTCCGAGAAGCTCGCAGCTGTGGCCGTGGCCAACCCAGAGGGCTGGCTTGGGCTCAAGAAGCCGATTTCCGACACCTCTCGCCTGGTCGATGCCATCGCCCTCGTGGACTCGTTGGACCTTCGGGGCAAGACCTACACCGGGAAGTCGATCGGCGCCGTGAACGGCGCTCGGGGCAAGGCTAACGCCGTCATCTCCAAGCGAGGCACGCAGGCCGAGGTCAATGCAGCACTCGCCACCCTGCTGGCCGCGATCGACGGCCTCGAGAGGCGGTAG
- a CDS encoding 4-hydroxy-3-methylbut-2-enyl diphosphate reductase: MSSATEQGKRVVVAAPRGYCAGVDRAVVTVEKALDLYGPPVYVRKQIVHNKHVVETLEARGAIFVEELDGVPEGATVVFSAHGVSPAVHAEAAERSLKTIDATCPLVTKVHHEAKRFASQGTQILLIGHAGHEEVEGTMGEAPEQTTLVQTPDDVDSLEIPEGTNLAWLSQTTLSVDETMETVSRLRQKFPLLMDPPSDDICYATQNRQLAVKQIAGSGCDLMIVVGSQNSSNSVRLVEVALDAGAKASYRVDNASEIDEAWLEGVESVGVTSGASVPDDLVQGVLDFLVSKGYPAAVEERLTEETLQFALPPELRKDLRKSAIND, translated from the coding sequence ATGAGCAGCGCAACCGAACAAGGCAAACGAGTCGTCGTCGCGGCCCCCCGAGGGTACTGCGCGGGCGTGGACCGCGCCGTGGTGACGGTTGAGAAGGCCTTGGACCTCTACGGCCCGCCCGTCTACGTCCGTAAGCAGATCGTCCACAACAAGCACGTCGTCGAGACCCTCGAGGCCCGCGGCGCGATCTTCGTCGAGGAACTCGACGGCGTTCCCGAGGGTGCGACCGTGGTGTTCTCGGCACACGGCGTCTCGCCTGCCGTGCACGCCGAGGCCGCTGAGCGCTCGCTGAAGACGATCGACGCGACCTGCCCGCTCGTCACGAAGGTGCACCACGAGGCGAAGCGGTTCGCGTCGCAGGGCACCCAGATTTTGCTGATCGGTCACGCCGGTCACGAAGAGGTCGAGGGGACCATGGGTGAGGCGCCCGAGCAGACCACGCTCGTGCAGACCCCCGACGATGTCGACTCGCTCGAGATCCCCGAGGGCACGAACCTCGCGTGGCTGAGCCAGACGACCCTCTCCGTCGACGAGACCATGGAGACTGTGAGCAGGCTGCGCCAGAAGTTCCCGCTGCTGATGGACCCGCCCTCGGACGACATCTGTTACGCGACGCAGAACCGCCAACTCGCCGTCAAGCAGATCGCCGGCTCGGGGTGCGACCTGATGATCGTGGTCGGCTCGCAGAACTCGTCGAACTCGGTCCGACTCGTCGAGGTCGCACTCGACGCGGGCGCTAAGGCGTCCTACCGCGTCGACAATGCGAGCGAGATCGATGAGGCATGGCTCGAGGGCGTCGAGTCGGTCGGCGTCACCAGCGGCGCCTCCGTGCCGGACGACCTGGTGCAGGGGGTCCTCGACTTCCTGGTCTCCAAGGGGTACCCGGCTGCGGTCGAGGAGCGCCTGACGGAGGAGACGCTGCAGTTCGCGCTTCCCCCCGAGCTGCGCAAGGACCTGCGCAAGTCCGCCATCAACGACTGA
- a CDS encoding Cof-type HAD-IIB family hydrolase produces MIRLIATDIDGTLLSSTQRISPRNLAALTAARDAGIVVVPTSGRQPFSIVDVLGDTWLTDGIVIGANGGVGFDFAGDEVLFERLISVEAQTALFEALRERYPSIACVSVRDAGATFWPEAGYVGMMDPGDHGRGETLPHYPLEEVLGTPSLKLVVRGVDVTPEELRDEAERLSIPGVAASTSGAPFLEVAAAGVNKATGLELLCARLGIDRDEVIAFGDNNNDVEMIEWAGVGVAMGNALPEVQALADMVALTNDEDGLAVILEELAANEWRGLLG; encoded by the coding sequence GTGATCAGGCTCATCGCGACCGACATCGACGGCACCCTCCTCAGCAGCACCCAGCGGATCTCGCCGCGCAACCTGGCGGCGCTCACGGCCGCGCGCGACGCGGGCATCGTCGTCGTGCCGACGTCCGGGCGCCAGCCGTTCTCCATCGTGGACGTGCTGGGTGACACCTGGCTCACCGACGGGATCGTGATCGGCGCCAACGGCGGAGTCGGGTTCGACTTCGCGGGCGACGAGGTGCTGTTCGAGAGGCTGATCTCTGTCGAGGCGCAGACGGCGCTGTTCGAGGCGCTCCGCGAGCGGTACCCGTCGATCGCGTGCGTGTCGGTCCGCGACGCGGGCGCGACGTTCTGGCCGGAAGCGGGCTACGTCGGAATGATGGACCCCGGCGACCACGGGCGTGGCGAGACGCTGCCGCACTACCCACTCGAGGAGGTCCTCGGAACGCCTTCGCTGAAGCTCGTGGTCAGGGGCGTCGACGTGACACCCGAGGAGTTGCGCGACGAGGCGGAGCGGCTGAGCATCCCCGGTGTCGCCGCATCGACGTCCGGGGCCCCGTTCCTGGAGGTCGCCGCGGCGGGCGTCAACAAGGCGACCGGGCTGGAACTGCTCTGTGCGCGGCTGGGGATCGACCGCGACGAGGTGATCGCCTTCGGCGACAACAACAACGACGTGGAGATGATCGAGTGGGCCGGGGTCGGGGTCGCGATGGGCAACGCGCTGCCGGAGGTCCAGGCGCTCGCCGACATGGTCGCTCTGACCAACGACGAGGACGGGCTCGCGGTGATCCTGGAGGAGTTGGCCGCCAACGAGTGGCGCGGTCTGCTGGGGTGA
- the xseA gene encoding exodeoxyribonuclease VII large subunit yields MPMNSSQEQPQPLGRVIGAVKDWVGRLGEIWVDAQVVEIKRRSGATQFMTFRDRVANMSAQVTVSSLVLDAAGPLPEGSRVTARVRPRLWDRTTSLSLECLELHVAGEGRLLAQLEQLKRKLQAEGLFEEYRKRRLPLLPRVIGLVTGKDSDAERDVLTNVARRWPAARFEVRHALVQGPNSAESVMTALARLDADPEVDVVILARGGGSLEDLLSFSDEGLVRAVAAARTPVVTAIGHERDFPLVDFVADLRASTPTDAAKRVVPDHAVEVAGLHQATSRLRRAIDALISREEHALQAVRSRPVMVDPTSAFAAHYERLSLLRHRLSSSIDRTLRAEEADLRAAVTSIRALSPKRTLERGYAVLVGPDHESVSSVADASAGERIHAYLADGELTLDVVEAHQKEQHG; encoded by the coding sequence ATGCCGATGAACTCTTCCCAGGAGCAGCCACAGCCGCTCGGGCGCGTCATCGGCGCCGTCAAGGACTGGGTGGGGCGGCTCGGGGAGATCTGGGTCGACGCGCAGGTCGTCGAGATCAAGCGGCGCAGCGGCGCGACGCAGTTCATGACGTTCCGCGACCGGGTCGCCAACATGTCCGCGCAGGTGACCGTCTCGTCGCTGGTGCTCGACGCCGCGGGGCCGCTGCCCGAGGGGTCACGTGTGACGGCACGGGTGCGACCGCGGCTCTGGGACCGGACTACCAGCCTCAGCCTCGAATGCCTCGAACTGCACGTCGCGGGCGAAGGGCGGCTCCTGGCGCAACTGGAGCAACTCAAGCGCAAACTGCAGGCCGAGGGCCTGTTCGAGGAGTACCGCAAGCGCCGGCTGCCGCTGCTGCCTCGGGTGATCGGGCTGGTCACCGGCAAGGACTCCGACGCGGAACGCGACGTGCTCACCAACGTGGCCCGACGGTGGCCCGCCGCTCGCTTCGAGGTTCGGCACGCGCTCGTCCAGGGCCCCAACTCGGCCGAGTCTGTGATGACGGCCCTTGCCCGCCTCGACGCGGACCCCGAGGTCGACGTCGTCATCCTGGCCCGCGGAGGCGGCTCGCTCGAGGACCTGCTCTCCTTCTCCGACGAGGGGTTGGTGCGCGCCGTGGCCGCCGCCCGCACCCCGGTCGTCACCGCCATCGGCCATGAGCGGGACTTCCCGTTGGTCGACTTCGTGGCCGACCTGCGCGCCTCGACGCCGACGGATGCCGCCAAGCGCGTCGTCCCGGACCACGCCGTCGAGGTGGCGGGCCTTCACCAGGCGACCAGTCGGTTGAGGCGAGCGATCGACGCGCTGATCTCGCGGGAGGAACACGCGCTGCAGGCGGTCCGGTCGAGGCCGGTGATGGTCGACCCGACATCCGCCTTCGCCGCCCATTACGAGCGGTTGTCGCTGCTGCGCCATCGGCTCTCGTCCTCGATCGACCGGACGCTGCGGGCTGAGGAGGCCGACCTGCGCGCCGCGGTCACGTCGATCCGGGCGCTGTCGCCCAAACGCACCCTTGAGCGCGGGTACGCGGTCCTCGTCGGCCCTGATCACGAGTCGGTCTCCAGCGTCGCCGACGCCTCCGCCGGGGAGCGGATCCACGCCTATCTCGCCGACGGCGAGCTCACCCTCGACGTCGTCGAGGCCCACCAGAAGGAGCAGCATGGCTGA
- a CDS encoding exodeoxyribonuclease VII small subunit, which yields MAEKEPTYEEAREELMQVVAQLESGGTSLADSMALWQRGERLADLCQRFLDGAKEQVAKSRSAEDEDPEDD from the coding sequence ATGGCTGAGAAGGAACCGACCTACGAGGAGGCCCGCGAGGAGCTGATGCAGGTCGTCGCCCAACTCGAGTCGGGCGGCACCTCCCTCGCGGACTCCATGGCCCTGTGGCAGCGCGGTGAGCGGCTGGCCGACCTGTGCCAGCGGTTCCTGGACGGCGCGAAGGAGCAGGTGGCGAAGTCACGGTCGGCCGAGGACGAGGACCCGGAGGACGACTGA
- a CDS encoding DUF4245 domain-containing protein, translating into MARNQNSRARDMIISMAVILVPVLLIVFFFTQPADQDPEKADVAGMLTRAKTESPYPLLQAEGLGDDWAAVRVAWAKDGAPWITSEPADGDSWQVGYLSPDDIYYGVQQRNRDVARFVDTVTRDGKAVGGEVEVAGRTWERYESEDGRTRSLVSRTDDVTSVVTADTDFVELEAFAGTLVEVAPNPK; encoded by the coding sequence ATGGCGCGCAACCAGAACTCAAGGGCCCGAGACATGATCATCTCGATGGCCGTGATCCTGGTACCGGTGCTGCTCATCGTGTTCTTCTTCACCCAGCCCGCCGACCAGGATCCCGAGAAGGCCGACGTCGCGGGCATGCTCACCCGGGCAAAGACCGAGTCGCCATACCCGCTGCTGCAGGCAGAGGGCCTCGGCGACGACTGGGCGGCCGTGAGGGTCGCCTGGGCCAAGGACGGGGCACCGTGGATCACCTCGGAGCCCGCCGACGGCGACTCCTGGCAGGTGGGCTACCTGTCTCCAGATGACATCTACTACGGCGTCCAGCAGCGCAACCGCGACGTCGCACGGTTCGTCGACACCGTCACCCGCGACGGGAAGGCCGTCGGCGGTGAGGTCGAGGTCGCCGGGCGCACCTGGGAGCGCTACGAGAGCGAGGACGGGCGCACCCGCAGCCTGGTCAGCCGGACAGACGACGTCACCTCGGTCGTGACGGCGGACACCGACTTCGTGGAGTTGGAGGCCTTCGCTGGCACGTTGGTCGAGGTCGCACCGAACCCGAAGTAG
- a CDS encoding isoprenyl transferase: MSWWSRMLERHWPPRWLYTTYERQVLEGIDKDSLPKHVAVLADGNRRWARMNAPGEPLVAGYRAGAARLMEFVEWCDEADLQVVTLWVLSTDNLSRSDDDELRPLLAVIDALVKDLAATGRWRVQAVGALDLLPAEMVESLNESAAATSQVDGMQVNVAIAYGGRQELRDAVRSLLAARAGEGATLEEVSRTLEIDEISKHLYTKGQPDPDLIIRTSGEQRLSGFLLWQSAHSEFYFCEALWPDFRRVDFVRALRSYSHRERRFGR, encoded by the coding sequence ATGTCCTGGTGGAGTCGAATGCTCGAGCGGCACTGGCCGCCTCGCTGGCTCTACACGACCTATGAACGTCAGGTCCTCGAAGGCATCGACAAGGACAGCCTCCCCAAGCATGTCGCGGTGCTTGCCGACGGCAACCGTCGATGGGCCAGGATGAACGCGCCGGGGGAGCCGTTGGTCGCCGGCTACCGGGCCGGGGCGGCCCGCCTGATGGAGTTCGTCGAGTGGTGCGACGAGGCCGACCTGCAGGTCGTCACGCTCTGGGTGCTCAGCACCGACAACCTCTCGCGCAGTGACGACGACGAGTTGCGCCCCCTGCTTGCGGTGATCGACGCACTGGTCAAGGACCTGGCGGCCACCGGCCGCTGGCGGGTACAAGCCGTCGGGGCCCTCGATCTGCTTCCGGCCGAGATGGTCGAGTCGCTGAACGAGTCGGCCGCGGCCACCTCGCAGGTTGACGGCATGCAGGTCAACGTCGCGATCGCCTACGGCGGCCGACAGGAGTTGCGCGACGCCGTCCGGTCGCTGCTCGCGGCCAGGGCGGGGGAGGGTGCCACCCTTGAGGAGGTCTCGCGCACCCTGGAGATCGACGAGATCTCCAAGCACCTCTACACCAAGGGTCAACCGGACCCCGACCTGATCATCCGCACCTCGGGCGAACAGCGGCTCTCCGGGTTCCTGCTGTGGCAGTCGGCCCACAGCGAGTTCTACTTCTGCGAGGCCCTCTGGCCCGATTTCCGGCGCGTCGACTTCGTCCGCGCACTGCGCTCGTACTCGCACCGGGAGCGCCGTTTCGGACGCTGA
- the trhA gene encoding PAQR family membrane homeostasis protein TrhA, with protein sequence MTREGAPVATAEPVAEAPIKPKLRGWLHLGMAPVVLITGLIFTIFAPTIEGRIGCGIYTLTAVQLFGTSAAYHRGNWSPKGLSIFRRIDHSNIFVFIAGTYTPLTLTLLTGTSRWSLLILIWSIAILGVVFRTTWLGAPRWLYTLLYVAMGWAAVGWLNQFWVNGGPGVVVCLLAGGLVYSLGAVAYGTKKPALSPKWFGFHEVFHACTIIAAVLHAIAIGLAVF encoded by the coding sequence ATGACGAGGGAAGGTGCCCCCGTGGCAACAGCAGAACCGGTCGCCGAGGCGCCCATCAAGCCCAAACTGCGCGGCTGGCTGCACCTGGGCATGGCGCCGGTCGTGCTGATCACCGGGCTGATCTTCACCATCTTCGCCCCGACGATCGAGGGCAGGATCGGCTGCGGCATCTACACGCTGACCGCCGTCCAACTCTTCGGCACGAGCGCCGCCTACCACCGCGGCAACTGGTCGCCCAAGGGCCTGTCGATCTTCCGACGGATCGACCACTCCAACATCTTCGTCTTCATCGCCGGCACCTACACCCCCTTGACCCTCACGTTGCTGACGGGCACGTCGCGGTGGAGCCTGCTGATCCTCATCTGGTCGATCGCGATCCTCGGCGTCGTGTTCCGCACCACCTGGCTCGGCGCCCCCCGCTGGCTCTACACGCTGCTGTACGTCGCGATGGGCTGGGCCGCGGTCGGGTGGCTCAACCAGTTCTGGGTCAACGGCGGCCCGGGCGTGGTCGTCTGCCTCCTCGCAGGTGGGCTCGTCTACTCGCTCGGTGCGGTCGCCTACGGGACCAAGAAGCCCGCGCTCTCGCCGAAGTGGTTCGGCTTCCACGAGGTCTTCCACGCCTGCACGATCATCGCGGCGGTCCTGCACGCGATCGCGATCGGGCTGGCGGTCTTCTGA